Proteins co-encoded in one Haloarcula pelagica genomic window:
- a CDS encoding cytochrome c oxidase subunit 3 yields the protein MSLSDEQTDGGHGHGDHHLPATEDWPRGFGEASWWPFVTAIGAAGIYVGAALFVLSLGEEPLISTTIGAATTVGSVGLFLAGIYGWLYHAFVSDFWDRGTNHHSGRTLKFAMLLFLGSEVATFGAGFVYYFIVRGTDVWASTAIPEVFGSLVIVNTVILLISSGTLHLSHVALRKGNHERFLQWLAVTLLLGVIFIGGQVYEYYEFIIHKGFTITGGAYASAFYGLTGLHGLHVTLGAVLLGIVFVRGYYGQYSAERHTSVSTASMYWHFVDVVWVFLVVVLYIGANLV from the coding sequence ATGAGCCTATCCGATGAACAGACGGACGGCGGCCACGGGCACGGGGACCACCACCTCCCGGCGACGGAGGACTGGCCCCGCGGCTTCGGCGAGGCCAGCTGGTGGCCCTTTGTCACGGCGATCGGTGCCGCCGGCATCTACGTCGGCGCGGCGCTGTTCGTCCTCTCGCTCGGCGAGGAACCGCTCATCAGCACGACGATCGGCGCCGCCACGACGGTCGGCAGCGTCGGTCTCTTCCTGGCCGGGATCTACGGCTGGCTGTACCACGCGTTCGTCTCGGACTTCTGGGACCGGGGGACGAACCACCACTCCGGCCGGACGCTGAAGTTCGCGATGCTGTTGTTCCTCGGCTCCGAAGTCGCGACGTTCGGTGCCGGCTTCGTCTACTACTTCATCGTCCGCGGGACCGACGTGTGGGCCTCGACCGCGATTCCCGAGGTGTTCGGTTCGCTGGTCATCGTCAACACCGTCATCCTGCTGATCAGCTCCGGGACACTCCACCTGTCTCACGTCGCGCTCCGGAAGGGGAACCACGAGCGGTTCCTCCAGTGGCTCGCCGTGACGCTCCTGCTGGGCGTGATCTTCATCGGCGGCCAGGTGTACGAGTACTACGAGTTCATCATCCACAAAGGGTTCACCATCACCGGCGGCGCCTACGCCTCGGCGTTCTACGGCCTGACCGGGCTCCACGGCCTGCACGTCACGCTCGGTGCGGTCCTGCTGGGCATCGTCTTCGTCCGTGGCTACTACGGCCAGTACTCCGCCGAACGCCACACCTCCGTCTCGACGGCCTCGATGTACTGGCACTTCGTCGACGTGGTCTGGGTGTTCCTCGTCGTCGTGCTGTACATCGGCGCGAACCTGGTCTAA
- a CDS encoding C2H2-type zinc finger protein encodes MTDETHTRSDGQSVSYDVPDDETPVTCAYCGQPYAREEWLAIHHGWAHPGDLSDEEADAFRAAHDAEETEIREFRLRALGALVAIYFVLLMIYALV; translated from the coding sequence ATGACCGACGAGACACACACACGGAGCGACGGACAGTCCGTCTCCTACGACGTACCGGACGACGAGACGCCAGTGACCTGCGCGTACTGCGGGCAGCCCTACGCCCGCGAGGAGTGGCTGGCCATCCACCACGGCTGGGCGCATCCGGGCGACCTCTCCGACGAGGAGGCCGACGCGTTCCGCGCGGCCCACGACGCCGAGGAGACGGAGATCCGCGAGTTCCGACTGCGCGCACTGGGTGCGCTCGTCGCCATCTACTTCGTCCTCCTGATGATCTACGCGCTGGTGTGA
- a CDS encoding DNA-directed RNA polymerase subunit L, producing the protein MDLRVIDKSDTELSIEIAGEDHTFMNVLKGALLETAGVTAATYDMNPEQSGGQTDPVLTIKSEEGVDALDVLEDGTDRVVEKADAFTEAFEAA; encoded by the coding sequence ATGGACCTCCGCGTCATCGACAAGTCCGACACGGAACTCTCTATCGAGATCGCCGGCGAGGATCACACGTTCATGAACGTCCTCAAGGGGGCGCTGCTGGAGACAGCGGGCGTCACCGCCGCGACCTACGACATGAATCCCGAACAGTCCGGTGGCCAGACCGATCCGGTGCTGACGATCAAGTCCGAGGAGGGCGTCGACGCGCTGGACGTGCTCGAAGACGGGACCGACCGGGTCGTCGAGAAGGCCGACGCCTTCACCGAGGCGTTCGAAGCAGCCTGA
- the hisF gene encoding imidazole glycerol phosphate synthase subunit HisF produces MTLTKRIIPCIDVDVDENGDAAVYTGVNFEDLEYTGDPVEMAKAYNESGADEFVFLDITASAEGRETMLETVSSVADEVFIPLTVGGGIRTRADIKETLRAGADKVSINSGAIAEPSLIEEGAAAFGSQCIVISLDARRRFDEGGEQYAQVDGESCWFECTVKGGREGTGLDAVEWAMEAEDRGSGEIFVNSIDADGTKDGYDIPLMKAVCDSVSTPVIASSGCGSPADMEEVFVEAGADAGLAASIFHFGEYSIEETKEYLDSKGIPVRL; encoded by the coding sequence ATGACACTCACGAAGCGCATCATCCCCTGTATCGACGTAGATGTCGACGAGAACGGGGACGCCGCCGTCTACACCGGTGTCAACTTCGAGGATCTGGAGTACACCGGCGACCCCGTCGAGATGGCCAAAGCCTACAACGAGTCCGGGGCCGACGAGTTCGTCTTCCTGGACATCACCGCCTCCGCCGAGGGCCGCGAGACGATGCTCGAAACCGTCTCGTCGGTCGCCGACGAGGTCTTCATCCCACTGACGGTCGGCGGTGGCATCCGGACCCGGGCGGACATCAAAGAGACGCTGCGGGCCGGCGCCGACAAGGTCTCGATCAACTCCGGCGCCATCGCCGAGCCCTCGCTGATCGAAGAGGGCGCGGCGGCCTTCGGCAGCCAGTGTATCGTCATCTCGCTTGACGCCCGGCGCCGGTTCGACGAGGGCGGGGAACAGTACGCCCAGGTCGACGGGGAGTCCTGCTGGTTCGAGTGTACCGTCAAGGGCGGGCGCGAGGGGACCGGCCTGGACGCCGTCGAGTGGGCCATGGAGGCCGAAGACCGGGGATCGGGAGAGATATTCGTCAACTCCATCGACGCCGACGGCACCAAGGATGGCTACGACATCCCGCTGATGAAGGCCGTCTGTGACAGCGTCTCGACGCCGGTGATCGCCTCCTCGGGCTGTGGCAGCCCCGCCGACATGGAGGAGGTGTTCGTCGAGGCCGGCGCCGACGCCGGGCTGGCGGCCTCGATCTTCCACTTCGGGGAGTACTCCATCGAGGAGACGAAGGAGTACCTCGACAGCAAGGGGATCCCGGTCCGGCTGTAG
- a CDS encoding LamG-like jellyroll fold domain-containing protein, whose amino-acid sequence MRGESGIGSDERGMTGVVGNLLLVATVVFLGAVLAIGSFAYLDGLGAPTANAEFTYEQTPAGLEMTPEALSTTVDVQLNGKRVTTFGEDAAGRTVLLPTAPGDRITVVSRDGEQTVLVDKAIDDRSEVGDFIAYYTFESTSGSTLVDRSGNGNDGTVRGNPRWTGDSLRFDGSGDFVEVTGLSAPIDVSEFTVAVAYRTDTGARKQELVEHIDNDGSNWLFELKQRGDPDEYDIAYSVDKASGSQSGQLRVGPYSEGERRVAVGTYDGSEYTVYVDGQREKSGSFSSKISMGDLFVGRDAERSGDFLDGDIYEIRLYYTAFGEEEVRVVSAAMG is encoded by the coding sequence ATGCGTGGGGAATCCGGTATCGGTTCGGACGAGCGGGGGATGACAGGAGTCGTCGGCAATCTCCTGCTGGTAGCGACGGTCGTGTTCCTCGGGGCAGTGCTGGCGATCGGCTCGTTCGCCTATCTCGACGGGCTGGGCGCGCCGACGGCGAACGCGGAGTTCACCTACGAGCAGACGCCGGCAGGCCTGGAGATGACGCCAGAGGCACTCTCGACGACCGTCGACGTACAGCTCAACGGGAAGCGAGTCACGACGTTCGGCGAGGACGCCGCCGGCCGGACGGTGTTGCTCCCGACGGCACCCGGCGACCGGATCACCGTCGTCTCCCGGGACGGCGAGCAGACCGTGCTGGTCGACAAGGCGATCGACGACCGATCCGAGGTCGGTGACTTCATCGCCTACTACACCTTCGAGTCGACGAGCGGGTCGACGCTCGTCGATCGGTCGGGCAACGGCAACGACGGGACAGTCCGAGGCAACCCCCGATGGACGGGCGACAGCCTGCGCTTCGACGGGAGCGGTGACTTCGTCGAGGTGACGGGACTCAGCGCGCCCATCGATGTCTCGGAGTTCACCGTCGCTGTCGCCTACCGGACCGACACTGGTGCCCGAAAGCAGGAACTCGTCGAGCACATCGACAACGACGGGAGCAACTGGCTGTTCGAACTGAAACAGCGCGGTGACCCGGACGAGTACGATATCGCGTACAGTGTCGACAAAGCCAGCGGCTCACAGAGCGGGCAGTTGCGAGTGGGGCCGTACAGCGAGGGCGAACGACGGGTCGCTGTCGGGACCTACGACGGCAGCGAGTACACCGTATACGTCGACGGCCAGCGCGAGAAGAGCGGATCGTTCTCGTCGAAGATCAGTATGGGCGACCTCTTCGTCGGTCGTGACGCAGAGCGTTCGGGGGATTTCCTCGACGGCGATATATACGAGATCAGGCTCTACTACACGGCCTTCGGCGAGGAGGAAGTCCGGGTCGTCTCGGCCGCGATGGGCTGA
- a CDS encoding DUF7550 family protein → MSDDHHEEERPEFDPQHVDLPSKEPPLRSTAPQSDFTMSQVSTGAAVALVGLLLTFGVAFVLV, encoded by the coding sequence ATGTCCGACGACCACCACGAGGAGGAGCGTCCGGAGTTCGACCCACAGCACGTCGACCTCCCGTCGAAGGAACCGCCGCTGCGCTCGACGGCGCCACAGAGCGACTTCACGATGTCGCAGGTCTCGACCGGTGCGGCCGTGGCGCTCGTCGGGCTCCTGTTGACGTTCGGCGTCGCGTTCGTTCTGGTCTGA
- a CDS encoding NAD(P)/FAD-dependent oxidoreductase, with the protein MQETYDAVVAGGGPSGLQFARELTRRSAFSVAVLEAHDELSDNDKSTGGTFDQVVEGYDIPDSVVMAESSGVVFEGPSTAEHLEIPGYVLDFPNFLEFLGTEVEDAGGEVHTGVRVTEPVYERGSIAGVRCRADGTERTVSADLVVDATGDSAVLTDQLGMFDRDSAQRGIGKEYEAVGTFELDEMLFRFDHFDAPGGYAWAFPAGDGVFKVGVCWIDDFYERHNTDAGRRIDDYVRRWADSDDRWEVDSVREVHAGQVYSNNSINTRAVDGLLAVGDAVSSINPLFGEGIRPGMESAEMAADVALAALRAGDTSRSGLAPYERRWNDEKGGAWKLQRAVGELLYDFAPVQQDRFVRAAGGMSPRQLDRLQRYELTIPDLLELYPFQFSDLWKAPALARHI; encoded by the coding sequence ATGCAGGAGACGTACGACGCGGTCGTCGCCGGCGGCGGCCCCTCCGGCCTCCAGTTCGCGCGCGAACTGACACGGCGCTCGGCGTTCTCGGTCGCGGTACTGGAAGCCCACGACGAACTGTCGGACAACGACAAGTCGACGGGTGGGACCTTCGACCAGGTCGTCGAGGGGTACGACATCCCCGACTCGGTCGTGATGGCCGAGAGTAGCGGCGTGGTCTTCGAGGGACCGAGCACCGCCGAACACCTCGAGATCCCCGGCTACGTGCTGGACTTCCCGAACTTTCTGGAGTTCCTCGGCACGGAGGTCGAGGACGCGGGCGGCGAGGTCCACACCGGCGTCCGAGTCACCGAACCGGTGTACGAACGGGGGAGCATCGCCGGCGTCCGCTGTCGCGCCGACGGGACAGAGCGGACGGTATCGGCCGACCTCGTGGTCGACGCGACCGGCGACTCGGCCGTACTGACCGACCAACTCGGGATGTTCGACCGCGACAGCGCACAGCGGGGCATCGGCAAGGAGTACGAGGCCGTCGGGACGTTCGAACTCGACGAGATGCTGTTCCGGTTCGACCACTTCGACGCCCCGGGCGGGTACGCCTGGGCGTTCCCGGCCGGCGACGGCGTGTTCAAGGTCGGCGTCTGCTGGATCGACGACTTCTACGAGCGCCACAACACCGACGCGGGCCGGCGGATCGACGACTACGTCCGGCGCTGGGCCGACAGCGACGACCGCTGGGAAGTCGACTCGGTCCGGGAGGTTCACGCCGGACAGGTGTACTCGAACAACTCGATCAACACGCGGGCGGTCGACGGCCTGCTCGCGGTCGGCGACGCCGTCTCCAGCATCAACCCGCTCTTTGGCGAGGGGATCCGGCCGGGGATGGAATCCGCCGAGATGGCCGCCGACGTGGCTCTGGCGGCGTTGCGGGCCGGCGACACGTCCCGGTCGGGGCTCGCGCCCTACGAACGGCGGTGGAACGACGAGAAAGGGGGCGCCTGGAAGCTCCAGCGCGCCGTCGGCGAACTCCTCTACGACTTCGCTCCCGTCCAGCAGGATCGGTTCGTCCGCGCTGCCGGCGGGATGTCACCGAGACAGCTCGACCGCCTCCAGCGCTACGAGCTGACGATCCCGGACCTGCTCGAACTGTACCCGTTCCAGTTCTCGGACCTCTGGAAGGCTCCGGCGCTGGCACGGCACATCTGA
- the purL gene encoding phosphoribosylformylglycinamidine synthase subunit PurL encodes MSLSDADHDIVVDEIGREPTRAEAALFENLWSEHCAYRSSRPLLSAFDSEGDQVVIGPGDDAAVVSLPSHGDGDEMYITMGVESHNHPSYVDPFDGAATGVGGIVRDTLSMGAYPIALADCLYFGDFDREHSRYLFEGVVEGISHYGNCIGVPTVTGSVAFHDDYEGNPLVNVSCIGLLEPERTITAEAQQPGNKLVLVGNSTGRDGLGGASFASEDLAEDAETEDRPAVQVGDPYTEKLLVECNEALLDEELIESARDLGAAGLGGASSELVAKGGLGARIELDRVHEREPNMNAMEYLLAESQERMVYEVESGNVDRVAELADRYDLGCSVIGELTEPGTNYVCTFEGETVVDVAAEFLGDGAPMNDLPSEAPPEQERDLPTVNTEEAFRQLVASPNTASKRWVYRQYDHEVQVRTSVLPGDDAALLAIREAGTGLAFSAGADPNWTDAAPYEGARAVALENATNVAAKGATPHAAVDCLNGGNPEKPDVYGGFEGIVDGLADMCADLDVPVVGGNVSLYNDSVTGPIPPTPTLALVGVKEGYDAPPMALSGEGTLVVVGDRALEGEADPRLGGSEYTAVFGGTDRFPELPADPSGLVSTIADVADADHVLASHDVSHGGLAVALAEMVHEDAGADVEIETVERGTRKRLLFGEQPGRVVLETTDPAAVREAFDGVAPVTELGEANGSNHLDLTVNDDRLQYDASEIADLRSTIEDELA; translated from the coding sequence ATGAGCCTGTCCGACGCGGACCACGACATCGTGGTCGACGAGATCGGTCGGGAGCCGACACGCGCCGAAGCCGCGCTCTTCGAGAACCTCTGGAGCGAGCACTGCGCGTACCGCTCCTCGCGGCCGCTCCTGTCGGCGTTCGACTCCGAAGGCGACCAGGTCGTCATCGGTCCCGGCGACGACGCTGCCGTCGTCTCCCTGCCGAGCCACGGCGACGGCGACGAGATGTACATCACCATGGGTGTCGAGTCCCATAATCACCCCTCCTACGTCGACCCCTTCGACGGCGCCGCCACCGGCGTGGGCGGCATCGTCCGTGACACCCTCTCGATGGGAGCCTACCCGATCGCCCTTGCTGACTGTCTGTACTTCGGTGACTTCGACCGAGAACACTCTCGCTATCTCTTCGAGGGCGTCGTCGAAGGCATCTCCCACTACGGCAACTGTATCGGCGTCCCCACGGTCACCGGCTCGGTCGCCTTCCACGACGACTACGAGGGGAACCCGCTGGTCAACGTCTCCTGTATCGGCCTGCTGGAACCGGAGCGGACCATCACCGCCGAGGCACAGCAACCGGGCAACAAGCTCGTCCTCGTCGGCAACTCCACCGGGCGGGACGGGCTGGGCGGCGCCTCCTTCGCCAGCGAGGACCTCGCGGAGGACGCCGAGACCGAGGACCGCCCGGCCGTCCAGGTCGGAGACCCTTACACGGAGAAACTGCTCGTCGAGTGCAACGAGGCGCTGCTGGACGAGGAGCTGATCGAGTCCGCCCGGGACCTCGGCGCTGCCGGGCTGGGCGGGGCGTCCTCGGAACTGGTCGCCAAGGGCGGCCTGGGCGCGCGCATCGAACTCGACCGCGTCCACGAGCGCGAACCGAACATGAACGCCATGGAGTACCTGCTGGCCGAGAGCCAGGAGCGGATGGTCTACGAGGTCGAGTCGGGGAACGTCGACCGCGTGGCCGAACTGGCCGACCGGTACGACCTGGGCTGTTCGGTCATCGGCGAACTCACCGAGCCCGGCACGAACTACGTCTGTACCTTCGAGGGCGAGACGGTCGTCGACGTGGCGGCGGAGTTCCTCGGCGACGGCGCGCCGATGAACGACCTCCCGAGCGAGGCCCCGCCCGAGCAGGAGCGGGACCTCCCGACGGTCAACACCGAGGAGGCGTTCCGCCAGCTCGTCGCCAGCCCGAACACCGCCTCCAAACGGTGGGTGTACCGCCAGTACGACCACGAGGTCCAGGTCCGCACGAGCGTCCTGCCGGGCGACGACGCGGCGCTCCTTGCCATCCGCGAGGCCGGCACCGGTCTGGCCTTCTCGGCCGGCGCCGACCCCAACTGGACCGACGCCGCGCCCTACGAGGGCGCCCGGGCCGTCGCCTTAGAGAACGCGACCAACGTCGCTGCGAAGGGCGCGACCCCCCACGCCGCCGTCGACTGTCTGAACGGCGGTAACCCCGAGAAACCCGACGTGTACGGCGGGTTCGAGGGTATCGTCGACGGGCTCGCGGACATGTGTGCCGATCTGGACGTGCCCGTCGTCGGCGGGAACGTCTCGCTGTACAACGATTCGGTCACCGGTCCCATTCCCCCGACGCCGACGCTCGCGCTCGTCGGCGTCAAGGAAGGGTACGACGCTCCGCCGATGGCGCTCTCGGGTGAGGGGACGCTGGTCGTCGTCGGCGACCGCGCCCTCGAAGGCGAGGCCGACCCGCGGCTGGGCGGCTCGGAGTACACCGCCGTCTTCGGCGGCACCGACCGATTCCCCGAACTGCCGGCCGATCCGAGCGGCCTCGTCAGCACTATCGCCGACGTGGCCGACGCCGACCACGTGCTTGCCTCCCACGACGTGAGCCACGGCGGGCTGGCGGTGGCGCTGGCCGAGATGGTCCACGAGGACGCCGGCGCCGACGTGGAGATCGAGACCGTCGAGCGTGGCACGCGCAAACGCCTGCTCTTTGGCGAACAGCCCGGCCGAGTCGTCCTCGAGACGACCGACCCCGCGGCGGTTCGGGAGGCCTTCGACGGGGTCGCCCCGGTGACGGAACTGGGCGAGGCCAACGGCTCGAACCACCTCGACCTGACTGTCAACGACGACCGACTCCAGTACGACGCGAGCGAGATCGCCGACCTCCGGTCGACGATCGAGGACGAACTGGCCTAG
- a CDS encoding cbb3-type cytochrome c oxidase subunit I, which translates to MAVGTLVTTALMATLLVGVIAALARVENWRSYAPTVGGGGTATGTGHEKPSGVVRWLTTVDHKDIGILYGAFAVLAFAWGGVAVVLMRFELLYPAQDFIGANLYNGLLTTHGITMLFLFGTPILAAFSNYFVPLLIGADDMAFPRINAIAFWLLPPAALLIWGGLIGAPFLEGVEPAQTAWTMYAPLSVEQPNPGVDLMLLGLHLSGVAATMGAINFVATIFTERGEDVTWANLDIFSWTVLVQSGQILFAFPLLGSALVMLLLDRNLGTTFFTTDGGGPLLWQHLFWFFGHPEVYILVLPPMGLISYILPKFTGRKLFGFKFVVYSTLALGVLSFGVWAHHMFATGMDPRLRASFMAVSIAIAIPSAVKTFNWMATMWNGSLRLTAPFLFCVGFVANFIVGGVTGVFEAAIPVDLILHDTYHVVAHFHYVIMGGIAFAVFAGIYYWFPIYTGRWYQRSLAKWHFWLTMLGTNVTFFPMVLLGYAGMPRRYATYDVTAGPIDLFTLLHQAATAGVVLLVVGQLIFLWNLVQSWLEGPRVTDRDPWNLAETDQYSREFAWFADEKLPALTDGGEETDGDGRD; encoded by the coding sequence ATGGCAGTCGGTACACTCGTCACGACGGCACTGATGGCGACGTTGCTAGTGGGCGTGATCGCGGCGCTCGCCCGCGTCGAGAACTGGCGGTCGTACGCCCCGACGGTCGGGGGCGGCGGCACCGCGACCGGGACCGGCCACGAGAAACCGAGCGGGGTCGTCCGCTGGCTGACGACGGTCGACCACAAGGACATCGGCATCCTCTACGGGGCGTTCGCGGTCCTCGCGTTCGCCTGGGGCGGTGTCGCCGTCGTCCTCATGCGCTTCGAGTTGCTCTACCCCGCACAGGACTTCATCGGCGCGAACCTCTACAACGGCCTGTTGACCACCCACGGGATCACGATGCTGTTCCTGTTCGGGACGCCGATCCTGGCGGCGTTCTCGAACTACTTCGTCCCGCTGTTGATCGGGGCCGACGACATGGCGTTCCCGCGGATCAACGCCATCGCGTTCTGGCTGCTCCCGCCGGCCGCCCTGCTCATCTGGGGTGGCCTCATCGGCGCACCGTTCCTCGAAGGGGTCGAACCGGCACAGACGGCCTGGACGATGTACGCGCCGCTGTCGGTCGAACAGCCCAATCCGGGCGTCGATCTGATGTTGCTGGGCCTGCATCTCTCGGGGGTCGCGGCGACGATGGGCGCGATCAACTTCGTCGCGACCATCTTCACCGAGCGCGGGGAGGATGTCACCTGGGCGAACCTCGACATCTTCTCCTGGACGGTGCTGGTCCAGTCCGGCCAGATCCTCTTTGCCTTCCCGCTGTTGGGCAGTGCGCTGGTGATGCTCCTGTTGGACCGGAACCTCGGGACGACGTTTTTTACGACCGACGGGGGCGGTCCGCTGCTGTGGCAACACCTGTTCTGGTTCTTCGGCCACCCCGAAGTGTACATCCTCGTGCTCCCGCCGATGGGGCTGATCAGCTACATCCTGCCGAAGTTCACCGGCCGGAAACTGTTCGGCTTCAAGTTCGTCGTCTACTCGACGCTGGCGCTCGGTGTGCTCTCCTTCGGGGTCTGGGCCCACCACATGTTCGCGACCGGGATGGACCCGCGGCTCAGAGCCTCGTTCATGGCCGTCTCCATCGCCATCGCCATCCCCAGCGCGGTCAAGACGTTCAACTGGATGGCGACGATGTGGAACGGGAGTCTGCGGCTGACCGCGCCCTTCCTGTTCTGTGTCGGCTTCGTCGCGAACTTCATCGTCGGCGGCGTCACCGGCGTCTTCGAGGCGGCCATCCCCGTCGATCTGATCCTCCACGACACCTACCACGTCGTCGCGCACTTCCACTACGTCATCATGGGCGGCATCGCCTTCGCCGTCTTCGCGGGCATCTACTACTGGTTCCCGATCTACACCGGCCGGTGGTACCAGCGCAGCCTGGCGAAGTGGCACTTCTGGCTGACGATGCTGGGGACCAACGTCACCTTCTTCCCGATGGTGTTGCTGGGCTACGCCGGGATGCCCCGCCGGTACGCCACCTACGATGTCACCGCCGGCCCGATCGACCTGTTCACCCTGTTGCACCAGGCGGCCACCGCGGGCGTCGTCCTCCTCGTGGTCGGTCAGTTGATCTTCCTCTGGAACCTCGTCCAGTCCTGGCTGGAAGGCCCTCGCGTCACCGACCGTGACCCCTGGAACCTCGCGGAGACGGACCAGTACTCCCGTGAGTTCGCCTGGTTCGCCGACGAGAAACTCCCGGCACTGACCGACGGCGGCGAGGAGACGGACGGAGACGGGCGCGACTGA
- a CDS encoding cupin domain-containing protein yields the protein MVATSFDDERAYHDEQFSARTVHETDRQKVVLGYFEPGQFIPVHAPDSDVAITVRSGTGVVRDGDEEHAVEPGDVVAVPAGEDRGVRAVEGRLEATLVTAPPPTDAEHDPVRRGLREGTFDPE from the coding sequence ATGGTCGCGACGAGTTTCGACGACGAACGCGCCTACCACGACGAACAGTTCTCGGCCCGGACCGTCCACGAGACCGACCGCCAGAAGGTCGTCCTCGGGTACTTCGAGCCCGGGCAGTTCATCCCGGTCCACGCGCCCGACAGCGACGTGGCGATCACCGTCCGCTCGGGGACCGGTGTCGTCCGCGACGGCGACGAGGAGCACGCGGTCGAACCGGGCGACGTGGTCGCCGTCCCGGCCGGCGAGGACCGGGGCGTCCGCGCCGTGGAGGGTCGCCTGGAGGCGACGCTCGTGACCGCGCCGCCCCCGACCGACGCCGAGCACGATCCGGTCCGGCGCGGGCTCCGCGAGGGGACGTTCGACCCCGAGTGA
- a CDS encoding DUF2249 domain-containing protein, which translates to MPATELDLREMPPPERHPKIHSAFADLDAGEVLRIVNDHEPKPLFYEMQAEVEAFDAEGYDCRKVADGKYVADLPKEA; encoded by the coding sequence ATGCCAGCGACCGAACTCGACCTCCGAGAGATGCCGCCGCCGGAACGCCACCCGAAGATCCACTCGGCCTTCGCCGACCTGGACGCCGGCGAGGTGTTACGGATCGTCAACGACCACGAACCCAAACCCCTGTTCTACGAGATGCAGGCGGAAGTCGAGGCCTTCGACGCGGAGGGGTACGACTGCCGGAAGGTCGCGGACGGGAAATACGTCGCCGACCTCCCCAAAGAAGCATGA
- a CDS encoding cupin domain-containing protein produces the protein MTQSGDTTTGTERVSLSELDGDGRTPLFEGDPRTVRLALDAGESVPPHRHPGQQILFLVREGEFDLHLGTETLSLSAGEIARFDGAQDISPTAVTDAEALVVLADE, from the coding sequence ATGACGCAGTCGGGCGACACCACGACCGGGACCGAACGTGTCTCGCTGTCGGAACTGGACGGCGACGGCCGGACGCCGCTGTTCGAGGGCGACCCCCGGACCGTCCGGCTGGCCCTCGACGCCGGCGAGTCGGTCCCGCCGCACCGACACCCCGGCCAGCAGATCCTCTTTCTGGTCCGCGAGGGCGAGTTCGACCTCCACCTGGGGACCGAGACGCTGTCGCTGTCGGCCGGCGAGATCGCGCGGTTCGACGGCGCACAGGACATCTCGCCGACGGCGGTCACCGACGCCGAGGCGCTCGTAGTGCTGGCCGACGAGTAG
- a CDS encoding glutamyl-tRNA reductase: MNDDTTEPTIDVEQALGQLAARGAEVRAEQLEEALTRLRADGDLTDEQVAALEQLSERLVDRLLAVPEETLREAANRGDEEAVETAMELFG, translated from the coding sequence GTGAACGACGACACGACGGAGCCGACGATCGACGTGGAACAGGCGCTCGGACAGCTCGCCGCACGCGGTGCTGAGGTCCGGGCCGAACAGCTCGAAGAGGCGCTCACGCGGCTGCGTGCGGACGGCGACCTCACCGACGAACAGGTCGCCGCGCTCGAACAGTTGAGCGAGCGTCTGGTCGACAGACTGCTGGCAGTCCCCGAGGAGACGCTACGGGAGGCCGCCAACCGCGGCGACGAGGAGGCGGTCGAGACGGCGATGGAGCTGTTCGGCTGA
- a CDS encoding DUF2249 domain-containing protein, whose product MFGETDGGGGDLPSSMDPVALLAETDAPTDAPTERLDVRDLGPPEPLRQTLETLADLDDAVLVQENDRAPQHLYPKLDDRGYDYETIETDDATVTIIWTP is encoded by the coding sequence ATGTTCGGGGAAACCGACGGCGGCGGTGGGGACCTACCGTCGTCCATGGACCCCGTGGCACTGCTCGCCGAGACGGACGCACCGACCGACGCACCGACCGAGCGACTGGACGTGCGCGACCTCGGGCCGCCCGAACCGCTCCGGCAGACCCTGGAGACGCTCGCGGACCTGGACGACGCCGTCCTCGTCCAGGAGAACGACCGCGCTCCACAGCACCTCTACCCGAAGCTCGACGACCGGGGCTACGACTACGAGACGATCGAGACCGACGACGCGACCGTGACGATCATCTGGACGCCATGA